From Coffea arabica cultivar ET-39 chromosome 10e, Coffea Arabica ET-39 HiFi, whole genome shotgun sequence, one genomic window encodes:
- the LOC113712809 gene encoding uncharacterized protein, translated as MLQKVPQNTFAYRVSTLLRSLVHLVWMLQLPQVLILLPLLLTPEIVLNHQPQFATSVALASGAAVAASAASTPSLNHKSIEKTLILDLSAFKDQGEVLSTVLLPLAILGIYGYLPSDLDAWSFREAQHEFAARDKKA; from the exons ATGCTTCAGAAGGTTCCCCAGAACACATTTGCATATAGAGTCTCTACTCTCTTACGCTCCCTTGTCCATCTCGTATGGATGCTACAGCTCCCACAAGTGCTTATTCTGCTACCACTGCTTCTAACTCCGGAAATCGTCCTCAATCATCAACCCCAGTTCGCTACTTCCGTTGCTCTTGCTTCAGGCGCTGCTGTCGCTGCTTCTGCTGCTTCTACTCCTTCCCTTAATCACAAATCAATTGAGAAAACTCTGATTCTTGATCTTTCTGCCTTTAAG GATCAGGGAGAAGTACTTTCAACAGTTCTTTTGCCACTTGCTATACTTGGAATTTACGGTTACTTGCCTTCTGATCTTGATGCGTGGTCTTTCAG ggagGCGCAGCATGAATTTGCGGCAAGGGACAAAAAAGCATGA